The nucleotide window TCACTAGCTGCGTGGAGGCATGGTCAGCACCCGGCcccacctggcacagagcaggtgtaTTGCCTGGATCCTCAGGAAATTCTATGCGCAAATGGTCAGTGGCAAGCAAGGAGGAGATGATGAATGAGGATGGGGGGTGAAGAGGGAGGCGGCCAGGAAAAATACAGTATGCCCAGTTAACTTGAATTTCAGACAGatgacagaatttttatttacttattttttaaattttatttatttattttagagagagctctctgggtgagggtgggtggcagagggagaagatcatcgaggctgagtgcagagcaggaAGTGGGGctgctctcaggaccctgagatcatgacctgagccaaataaAGAGTCcgccgcttaacctactgagccacccaggcgcctcgataacagaattttaaaaatttaagtctgCCCCATGCAATACTTAGGACATACTTCTACTACAAAGTTACGCATTGTTTATCTGATACCTTAgtatttaactgggcatcctgtatttgtCTTTGCCAAATCCCACAAGctttgggtgggggtggagggtcctCGCCTACGGCCCAACCTGCTGGCCAAGGCCCACTCACCCGAGAAGAACCGGCTGATGGAGGTGGGAAGGAGCGTGAGGAAGGCCAGGGGGTGGGCAAAGGAGGTGGAAAGGGCCGCCGAGATGTAGGCCAGGCCGGCGACTGTGGAGTAGAGGCAGGCGAGGGACGTGTAGAGGCAGAACAGGACAAAGTTGCGCATGTTTCTGCTGCCGATGCAGTTGCCCGTGAAGAAACAGTGATGGTCGTGCCTCAGGGTGACTCTGGCGCACACTCGGCAGAAGTGGGTGCTGGGCGGGGGGCACGGGGCCCTCCTCGCCGAAGGCCCCTGGCAGGCGTCCAGGTCGTCGGGGGAGTTCTGGATGACCAGGACGTAATTGCCCAGGGCATTGGTGGAGAGGAACAGGAAGAGCGCCCCGTGGAGCAGCGCGGGAGGGAAGAGCCGGGTGGCCGCGGGGTCCTGGCGCATGctgggcaggaagaggaagagctgcAGCGCGAAGGTCACCAGGGAGATGCACAGGAAGTAGGCGGGGGCCACCACGTTGAGCAGCCTCAGGGCCAGCATCCTCGATTACATTCCTAAGGGGCCCAGGGTGAGAGGAAGACTCACTactgtgtgggggggggcgccgTCTGTCAGTCCCAGCCCACCCAAATCCAAGCTCCCCACCCCGTCCCTTGGATCACCCCACCTCTCTTCCCTAAACCGGGACCAAGCAGGTGTGAGACCCCGAGACCCAAACGGCCTCTGGGGGTCAGGCCCTACCTCCAGGTGTCCGCTCCCTCGGTTTCTGAGCGACCTCGGGGCCCTGGAGCCCCGCAGTCAGACACAAGGAGGGCGAGGGCAGGGCTTATTCGCTGTCTGTAGGGGATGAGGGGCATGGGGCTAGGGCTCAGCTCCTTTATGGCAGTGGAAACGAGGTTTGGGATTTCTCCTTCAGACCCCCTCGGAGGAGAAAGCAAAGAGTTGGGGGGTGGGCCAGAGAGAAATGACCTATTGGAAGTCCTGCTTCACCTCCTTTTCTCTGACCCTctgacccacccccacccaatcTTGGGCAATACTCAGGGACCACACCCATAACCCAAGGCTCTCTGGAGCTATGTGTGCTTGTAGGTccctgatttgtgtgtgtgtggtagtaagtgtgtgtttgtggggggcTGTTCCTTGTGTATGACTCTGTACGTGTAATATGTGCGTGCCTGGGTATCTGTGTTTGtgtctg belongs to Ailuropoda melanoleuca isolate Jingjing chromosome 14, ASM200744v2, whole genome shotgun sequence and includes:
- the ZDHHC22 gene encoding palmitoyltransferase ZDHHC22; translated protein: MLALRLLNVVAPAYFLCISLVTFALQLFLFLPSMRQDPAATRLFPPALLHGALFLFLSTNALGNYVLVIQNSPDDLDACQGPSARRAPCPPPSTHFCRVCARVTLRHDHHCFFTGNCIGSRNMRNFVLFCLYTSLACLYSTVAGLAYISAALSTSFAHPLAFLTLLPTSISRFFSGAVLGSEMFVILMLYLWFAIGLACAGFCCHQLLLILRGQTRHQVRKGVAMRARPWRKNLQEVFGKRWLLGLLVPMFNVGGESSKQHDK